Sequence from the Deltaproteobacteria bacterium genome:
TGCGGTCCTCGAGCGGTGCGCGCAGCTTGACGAGCGCGATCTCGGTCTCGTAGGCGTCGTCGTTGGTGTGGTCGTGGGCGTGGACCACGTCGACCAGCTTGTGGAGCTGCTTGATGATCTGCTCGAGGGTGGTGGGGTCCCCGCTCGAGGTGATCGTCATGCGCGAGAAGTCGTCGCCCTCGGCAGCGGGGCTCACGACCAGGCTCTCGATGTTGTAGGCGCGCCGCGAGAAGACGAGCGCGACGCGCACCAGCACGCCCGGCTTGTTGTTGACGACCAGCGAGATCGTGTGGACGCGCGGGCGCCGCGCGGGCGCGGGGGCCGGCTCAGGTGCTGCCACTGGGCTTCTCCAGGCGGTGCTTCGGGGGCTCGATGATCATGTGCGAGACCGGCGCGCCGGCCGGGATCATCGGGAACACGTTGTCCTCCTTGATCACCTCGGCCACGACCACCGCCGGGCCCTGGACGGCGCGTGCTGCGCGGAGCTGGCGGTCGATGTCGGCGCCGCGCCGGATCCGGAAGGCCGCGATCCCGTACGCCTCGGCGAGCTTCACGAAGTCGGGGTTGCCCTCGAGGTCCACGCCCGACAGGCGGTTCTCGTAGAAGAGCTCCTGCCACTGGCGCACCATGCCGAGGTAGTTGTTGTTGATGATCAGGCAGCGGGCGGCGACGCCGTGCACCGCGGCGGTCGCGAGCTCCGCCATCGTCATCTGGAAGCCGCCGTCGCCGACCACCGCCCACACCTCCGCCTCGGGACGCCCGAGCTTGGCGCCGATCGCGGCCGGCCAGCCGAAGCCCATCGTGCCCGCCCCGCCGGAGGTGATCCAGTGGCGGTTCGCCGTGGTCTTGCAGAACTGGGCGGCCCACATCTGGTGCTGGCCCACGTCGGCGGTGAGGACCGCCTTGCCCTCGGTCAGGTGGTGCAGCCGGTCGAGCACGTGCTGGGCGCGCAGGCCGCCCTTCCTGGCGTACTTGAGGGGATGCTGCCGGCGCCAGGCCTGGCACTGGCGGAGCCAGGCGACCGTGTGGCCGGGCTCGACCACCGCGAGCAGGTCCTCGAGCACGAGGCGCGCGTCGCCCTCGAGGCAGACGTCGGGCCGGATCACCTTGTTGAACTCGGCCGGGTCGACGTCGAGGTGGATCTTCTTCGCCGTGGCGCAGAACTCGTCGACCTTGCCGGTCACGCGGTCGTCCCAGCGCGCGCCGATCGCGAAGATCAGGTCGCAGTGGACCACGGCCTTGTTGGCGTAGGCCGTTCCGTGCATGCCCATCATGCCGAGGTGGAGCGGGTGGGTCTCGTCGGCCGCGCCCTTGCCGAGGAGCGTGCTCACGATCGGCGCGCGCAGTCGCTCGGCGAGCTGGGTCACGGCCTTGCCGGCGTCCGCGATCACGGCGCCGTGGCCGACGTAGAGCAGCGGCCGCTCGGCGGCCTGGAGGAGCCGCGCCGCCTCGGCGATGGCGGCGGCGTCCGCGCGGCCCGGCACCTCGTAGCCGGGCAGGTGCACCTCGTCGACGAAGGGCGCGTCGCAGGGGCCCGAGCTCACGTCCTTGGGGATGTCGATCAGGACCGGGCCCGGCCGGCCCGTGGTCGCGATGTGGAAGGCCTCGCGCAGGATGCGCGGGATGTCGGCCGCGCGCTTCACGAGGTAGCTGTGCTTCACGACCGGGTAGGTGATGCCGGTGACGTCCGCCTCCTGGAAGGCGTCCTTGCCGAGGTTCACGGTGTTGGTCTGGCCGGTGAGCACCACGATCGGCGAGGAGTCCATGAGGGCCGTCAGGAGGCCCGTCACGGTGTTGGTGGCGCCGGGGCCGGAGGTGACCAGGACGACCCCGGGGCGGCCCGTGGCCCGGGCGTACCCGTCGGCCATGTGGGTCGCGCCCTGCTCGTGGCGGACAAGGATCAGCTCGATCCGGGAGTCGACCAGGGCGTCGAAGATCGGGATCGCGGCCCCGCCGGAGAGGCCGAAGATGTACTCGACCCCCTCCCGTTCGAGACACTGCACCAACTTCTCGGCGCCGGTGGGCACTTTGGCGTTCGACATGACATCGCATCCTACAAGGCGTGTCTTTCGAGTGCAAATCGACCAGGATCTCTTGGAGCTGAACCAGATCAGGCATCAGTTCGGTCGAAATTGGATCACCCGCGGGGAGTACGTCCAGGAGGCGTCGATCCGTCCCCGAGCGCGGCCCGCAGGTAGCGCCCGGTGTGGGAAGCCTTCACCCGCGCCACCTGCTCCGGGGTTCCCTGCGCGACCAGCCGGCCCCCCTCCGGCCCCCCCTCGGGCCCGAGGTCGATCACCCAGTCGGCGCTCTTGATCACGTCGAGGTTGTGCTCGATCACGACGGCCGTGTTGCCGGCGTCGACGAGACGCCGCACCACCTCGAGGAGCTTGCGCACGTCGTCGAAGTGGAGGCCCGTGGTGGGCTCGTCGAGGATGTAGAGGGTGCGGCCGGTGCCCCGGCGGGCCAGCTCGCGGGCGAGCTTGATGCGCTGCGCCTCGCCGCCCGAGAGGGTCGGCGAGGGCTGGCCCAGGTGCAGGTAGTCGAGGCCCACGTCCGCGAGCAGCTCGAGGGGCCGGCGGATCCTCGGGTGCGCCGCGAAGAGCTCGAGGGCCTCGGCGATCGTGAGGTCGAGCACGTCGGCGATCGACTTGCCCTTGTAGAGCACCGCGAGCGTCGCCTCGTTGAAGCGCCGCCCCCGGCACTCCTCGCAGGTCACGTAGACGTCGGGCAGGAAGTGCATCTCGATCTGGCGCACGCCGTCGCCCTGGCAGGCCTCGCAGCGCCCGCCCTTCACGTTGAAGCTGAAGCGCCCGGGCGCGAAGCCGTGCACGCGCGCCTCGGGGAGCCCCGCGAAGAAGTCGCGGATCTCGTCGAAGACCTTCACGTAGGTGGCCGGGTTGCTGCGCGGCGTGCGCCCGATCGGGCGCTGGTCGACCGCGATCACCTTGTCGAGCTGCTCGGCGCCGGCGAGCGCGCGGTGGCGGCCCGCACGCTCGCCGGCACCGTGGTAACGGCGGGCGAGGGCGGGCAGGAGCACGTCGTTCACGAGCGTCGACTTGCCCGCGCCCGAGACGCCCGTCACCGCCACCAGGACGCCGAGCGGCAGCTCGACGTCGATGTCGCGGAGGTTGTTCTCGCTGGCCCCCAGGATCGCGAGCGAGCCGGTGGGCTTGCGCCGCTCGGCCGGCAGCTCGATGCGGCGGCGGCCGGCCAGGTAGTCGCCGGTCAGCGACCGGCGGCTCTTCGCGAGGCTCGCCGGGGTGCCCGCGTGTACGATCTCGCCCCCGCGCACCCCGGCGCCGGGTCCGAAGTCGATCACCCAGTCGGCGGCGCGGATCGTCTCCTCGTCGTGCTCGACCACCACCACGGTGTTCCCGATGTCGCGCAGGTGTTCGAGCGTCGCGAGCAGGCGCCGGTTGTCGCGCTGGTGGAGCCCGATCGAGGGCTCGTCGAGGATGTAGACGACGCCGGTGAGCTCCGAGCCCACCTGGCTCGCGAGCCGGATGCGCTGCGACTCGCCGCCCGAGAGCGTCGGGCCCGCGCGGTCGAGCGAGAGGTAGCCGAGCCCCACCGAGGCCAGGAACTCGAGCCGCCCGCGGATCTCCTTCAGGAGCTCGACGGCGATCTCGGCTGCGGCGCCCTCGAGCGCGAGCGCCGCGAAGAAGGCCCGCACCTGGTCGATCGTGAGGGCGGAGAGCTCGACGATCGAGCGGCCCCCGACGCGCACCGCGGCGCTCTCGGGCCGCAGGCGCGTGCCGCGGCAGGTCGGGCAGGCGGTGTCGGCCAGGAACTGCGCGTACCAGCGCTTCGCGCTCTCCGAGGTGGTCTCGCGGAAGCGGCGCATGAGGCGCGGGAGCACGCCCTCCCAGTCCATCACGAAGGTGGCCCGGCCCCCCTTCTTGCCGGCCCAGCGCACCTGGTACTGGCGCCCGCCGGTGCCGTGCAGCACCTGCTCGCGCAGCCGCTTCGGGATCCGCCGCCAGGGGGTGTCGAAGGGCACGCCGAGCTGCACGAGGATCTGCGTTCGCAGCCCCGACCAGCTCGACTTCTGTGAGATCTCCTTGCCCCACGCCTTGATCGCGCCCTCGTCGATCGTGAGTGCCTCGTCGGGCACCACCAGCGCGGGGTCGATCGCCATCCGCGAGCCGAGCCCGTTGCAATCCACGCACATGCCCTGCGGGCTGTTGAAGGAGAAGCCCTGGGGCGTGAGCTCGGGGAAGGAGAGCCCGCAGCGCGCGCAGGCCATCCGCTCCGAGAACACGCGGTCGGTGCCGCCGGCGTGGGCGACGAGCTGCCCGCCGCCGGCCCGGAGCGCCTGCTCCACCGAGCCGACGAGCCGGCGCCGGCTCTCCGGCCCGACCACGAGGCGGTCGATCACGACCTCGACATGGTGCTTGCGCCGCTTGTCGAGCGCCTCGACCGCCTCCGCCTCCACGATCGCGCCGTCGACGCGCAGCCGCACGTACCCGGCGCGGCGCAGGTCGGCGAGCAGCTCGCGGTGCTCGCCCTTGCGGTGCACCAGCACCGGCGCGAGGAGATGCAGGCGCGTGCCGGGCGCCAGCGCGGAGAGCTCGCGCGCGATCTGCTCGGCGCTCTGGCCGCGCACCGGGTCGCCGCAGCGATGGCAGTGCTGGATCCCGATCCGCGCGTAGAGCACGCGCAGGTAGTCGGCGATCTCGGTGATCGTGCCGACCGTCGAGCGCGGGTTCGTGCCGGTCGTCTTCTGCTCGATCGAGATGGTCGGCGAGAGGCCCCGGATGTGGTCGTAGCGGGGCTTCTCCATCTGGCCGAGGAACTGCCGCGCGTAGGCCGAGAGCGACTCGACGTAGCGCCGCTGGCCCTCGGCGTAGAGCGTGTCGAAGGCGAGCGAGGACTTCCCCGAGCCCGAGACGCCCGTCAGCACGACCAGCTTCTTCTTCGGAATCCGCACGTCGACCGAACGCAGGTTGTGCTCGCGCGCACCCTGGATCGCGATGTGGTCGAGCTCGGCGGGAGGCTTGGCGGCCGGGGGCATCGGGGGCTGGCAGGATAGCCGAGCTGCTCCGGCGGCCTACCATGGGGCGATGCCGCTCTGGAGCCGGATCGGCACGTTTGCGAACGCGCTCGGCGCTGCCGCGTCGGCGCTGGCGGCCGAGCCCGCGGCGCCGCCGGCGGACGGCCGCCAGGCGGAGCGGGAGCGCATGGTCGCCGAGCAGATCGAGGCACGCGGCGTCCGTGAGCCGCGCCTGCTGGCGGCGCTGCGCAAGGTGCCGCGCCATCTGTTCGTGCCCGCCGAGCGCGCGGACGAGGCCTACGCCGACCGCGCCCTCGCGATCGGCCACGGCGCCACGATCAGCCAGCCCTATGTCGTAGCGGTGATGACCGAGGAGGCCGCCGTGGGGCCCGGCGAACGGGTTCTCGAGGTCGGTACCGGCTCGGGCTACCAGGCGGCGCTGCTCGCGGAGCTCGGCGCCGAGGTCTACACGATCGAGATCGTGGAGCCGCTCGCGCACGAGGCCGAGGCGAACCTGCGCCGGGCGGGCCATCCCGGCGTGCACGTCCGCGCCGGCGACGGCTATCGCGGCTGGCCGGAGGCCGCTCCCTTCGACGCGATCCTGGTCACGGCCGCCGCTCCGCGCGTGCCCGAGCCGCTTCTCGACCAGCTCGCGCCCGGCGGGCGCCTCGTGATCCCCGTGGACGTGGAGGACGGCGCCCAGGAGCTCCAGGTGCACGAGCGCACGCCGGAGGGGATCACGGTGCGCCGCGTCCTCGGCGTCCGCTTCGTACCGATGACCGGGGAGGTCCGGGATCCCGGCTAGGCGGGCGGCCGGGTTGCCCGCGCCCTCGGATCAGAGTCGATACGCGCGCGCGCGCTGCTCGACCCAGCACAGGAGCTCCTCCTGCAGGTCCGCCGGCACGGCGGTGAAGCGCAG
This genomic interval carries:
- a CDS encoding protein-L-isoaspartate(D-aspartate) O-methyltransferase is translated as MPLWSRIGTFANALGAAASALAAEPAAPPADGRQAERERMVAEQIEARGVREPRLLAALRKVPRHLFVPAERADEAYADRALAIGHGATISQPYVVAVMTEEAAVGPGERVLEVGTGSGYQAALLAELGAEVYTIEIVEPLAHEAEANLRRAGHPGVHVRAGDGYRGWPEAAPFDAILVTAAAPRVPEPLLDQLAPGGRLVIPVDVEDGAQELQVHERTPEGITVRRVLGVRFVPMTGEVRDPG
- the ilvB gene encoding biosynthetic-type acetolactate synthase large subunit; this encodes MSNAKVPTGAEKLVQCLEREGVEYIFGLSGGAAIPIFDALVDSRIELILVRHEQGATHMADGYARATGRPGVVLVTSGPGATNTVTGLLTALMDSSPIVVLTGQTNTVNLGKDAFQEADVTGITYPVVKHSYLVKRAADIPRILREAFHIATTGRPGPVLIDIPKDVSSGPCDAPFVDEVHLPGYEVPGRADAAAIAEAARLLQAAERPLLYVGHGAVIADAGKAVTQLAERLRAPIVSTLLGKGAADETHPLHLGMMGMHGTAYANKAVVHCDLIFAIGARWDDRVTGKVDEFCATAKKIHLDVDPAEFNKVIRPDVCLEGDARLVLEDLLAVVEPGHTVAWLRQCQAWRRQHPLKYARKGGLRAQHVLDRLHHLTEGKAVLTADVGQHQMWAAQFCKTTANRHWITSGGAGTMGFGWPAAIGAKLGRPEAEVWAVVGDGGFQMTMAELATAAVHGVAARCLIINNNYLGMVRQWQELFYENRLSGVDLEGNPDFVKLAEAYGIAAFRIRRGADIDRQLRAARAVQGPAVVVAEVIKEDNVFPMIPAGAPVSHMIIEPPKHRLEKPSGST
- the ilvN gene encoding acetolactate synthase small subunit → MAAPEPAPAPARRPRVHTISLVVNNKPGVLVRVALVFSRRAYNIESLVVSPAAEGDDFSRMTITSSGDPTTLEQIIKQLHKLVDVVHAHDHTNDDAYETEIALVKLRAPLEDRTQILQIAENFGAKVTDYGQESLMLRVYGASDKLDAFIGLLRPFGLRELVRSGKILMLRGISET
- the uvrA gene encoding excinuclease ABC subunit UvrA, giving the protein MPPAAKPPAELDHIAIQGAREHNLRSVDVRIPKKKLVVLTGVSGSGKSSLAFDTLYAEGQRRYVESLSAYARQFLGQMEKPRYDHIRGLSPTISIEQKTTGTNPRSTVGTITEIADYLRVLYARIGIQHCHRCGDPVRGQSAEQIARELSALAPGTRLHLLAPVLVHRKGEHRELLADLRRAGYVRLRVDGAIVEAEAVEALDKRRKHHVEVVIDRLVVGPESRRRLVGSVEQALRAGGGQLVAHAGGTDRVFSERMACARCGLSFPELTPQGFSFNSPQGMCVDCNGLGSRMAIDPALVVPDEALTIDEGAIKAWGKEISQKSSWSGLRTQILVQLGVPFDTPWRRIPKRLREQVLHGTGGRQYQVRWAGKKGGRATFVMDWEGVLPRLMRRFRETTSESAKRWYAQFLADTACPTCRGTRLRPESAAVRVGGRSIVELSALTIDQVRAFFAALALEGAAAEIAVELLKEIRGRLEFLASVGLGYLSLDRAGPTLSGGESQRIRLASQVGSELTGVVYILDEPSIGLHQRDNRRLLATLEHLRDIGNTVVVVEHDEETIRAADWVIDFGPGAGVRGGEIVHAGTPASLAKSRRSLTGDYLAGRRRIELPAERRKPTGSLAILGASENNLRDIDVELPLGVLVAVTGVSGAGKSTLVNDVLLPALARRYHGAGERAGRHRALAGAEQLDKVIAVDQRPIGRTPRSNPATYVKVFDEIRDFFAGLPEARVHGFAPGRFSFNVKGGRCEACQGDGVRQIEMHFLPDVYVTCEECRGRRFNEATLAVLYKGKSIADVLDLTIAEALELFAAHPRIRRPLELLADVGLDYLHLGQPSPTLSGGEAQRIKLARELARRGTGRTLYILDEPTTGLHFDDVRKLLEVVRRLVDAGNTAVVIEHNLDVIKSADWVIDLGPEGGPEGGRLVAQGTPEQVARVKASHTGRYLRAALGDGSTPPGRTPRG